From Arachis hypogaea cultivar Tifrunner chromosome 3, arahy.Tifrunner.gnm2.J5K5, whole genome shotgun sequence:
TGCAAGAGATACATTTCAAAGAATTTTAACTAGGGTAAGTAATTTTTTATCCTTGAAGTttgtcaaaagttttaaaaatatccttaagttttatttgtttcaaggataaaaaaatactttacccTAGTTAAAATTTCTATGAAATTGTATCTCTTGCAAACTAACTTATTATTTGATACCCAAAAAGATGACAATGGAATGAAGGACTATGTATCAACACTGCATCGAGAATTATGTTGGTGTTGCATTTATTCATTAGTGTTACATGCATGTTTTCCTTTCCATGTTACAAGAAAAAGTTTGTTCTTCTCATTATTAGTGTGTGCTGAGGCTAGCAGCTGATGAAGCAACTAATCTCTACCCTTCATTCATCCATGTGGATCTCGAGCAAAAACACATAaacttataatttattttttgttaagatTTATTTTAGACTTCTATTGCTATGATAATCTTATTGTAAACATGTCCTTTTTGCAGGTAATTTCTGTCATGTCTATGTGGACTAGATGCAACCAGCTTATTCTGCAAATATGTGGAATGAAGCATTGAATAAGCGGTTAGGAACTGAGGtatgtattattaattttaatggaaCAATTCTCAGTCAAAACAAGAAGAGAAACTACACTTTCATATTAAGTTTTGGATTGACCTTCAAGTTTGTTTCTGTTTCTTGTTAGTAATAGTAAAACATTCAAGAAGAAAATTTACATGCTTTTTAATTTAgcatgttattttattaatatgggATACATAATCTTTCTAGGGTATTGTAATCTTCATGAAGTCAAACTGGTTGATACCCAAATACATTTTTTGTTGCTGAAATCTTTTCAAGTTTCTTAACCTTTTTgtatttggctttttttttttgcatcacATCAGTGGTCGGATAGGATATGTCATTTGTATAaactataaattataatataattttacaaGTTTGGCATCCTTCACGGGCAAATAAAATTCTACCGAATATTGCAAGCACTTTGTTTTTAGATCACATGATATCTGGTGGCATATTTTACTCAACAATATGTAGGCTGCTACTACTTCTTTGAAAGTTCATGAAACCTCTGACTTTTGTATGCTTGTAGGGTTTGGATTTGCATGATATTATAGTAGAGACCGAGAAGCGGGGGATACCTTTTGATCAATTACTGACCACACCAGAGCAAGATGAATGGGTATATAGTGATGGAAATCAACAACATGTGTTGCCTTCATTCTTTCAATGTATAAAGCAGCTGGAATTTTCGGTCCTGTCTCTAGCTCCATTCAAGTAACCGAGTTCACTGTAAGCCACaccttgtctcaatgacttgtttgAATGGACCCTCACCATGAGTCGGCTTAATTCAGTTTTTCTTATGATTCTTCATTGTCACATTTGCAGATTCGGGATGCATACATGCTCAAAATTTTTGAGGACAACCAAACACGCCTGCCGAGTTGGTGCAACAATGAGAATGACCGGCTTCCGTTCTGCCAGATTCTCGGGGAATACAGGATGGAGCTGCCGGGCTACAACACCTTAGAGCCATATGCCAACATGAATGAGAACTGTCCTTCTCTTCCGCCAACTTATGATAGGCCTTCTCGATGTTAGATCTTTATGAGTTATCAATCTTCATATTTTGAGTTGCCTGTTTGCTTTCAAGTCATGGCATCTGATACTTCCCCATTCTACAATTGTCTATATTAATCCACGGAACGgggaataaaaatttataaagtttTGACTTTATTGCATTCAGAATCTGAACTAAGGATCATGATCGTGATCATGAGATTAAAGAATATGTTATCTTTTAATAATCTCATATTGATTATTATTACATGTTAGTTATGTTGAAaccataacataaataaaattgtAGATTAATATAGGTACGTTCACAGGttgtaaataaatattttaagttggTATTGCCGTATTGATTGTGCTGATATGGTTTTATACTAGAAACATCCCCCACTAAAGCATTACACTAAATATgttttgttttaacctaataaaatttttttccgcacagcaagaaaattaaatccttaaaatacgtattgataatatgaaaaaatttCCATGCATTTTTCCTcttaatattttatacttttacactaatatctaattaaattttgTCTAATGatagttaaaataattatttgCACATTTCATGTTTTAATATTCATTCAAATATAAGATTTAACTAGACAATAGAATAAGGGTTTTGTGATTTAGTGTTTTAACTAAACAtaccttttattgcttttttttttttgttttctgtgcTATTCTCAACTCAATAGATCAATAACTAATTTATCGCttatctgaattttatttaaaagtttattgttGGACGCTGACTAATAAATTGTTGCCAAAATGAATTTTGAATCTAACACTTGTTTCGGACGAACAAATATcctaacttttattttttatttttttatcagaaGGATTATACACCCCCTAGACCCTAAACAAATAtcctaagtttttttttttttggtcatgaaATATCCTAAGTTAAAAAGAATATAAAGTCCCGTCTTTTGGGCAATAAAAGGCCCATTGAAGTACTTTTGTTTGGGCCTAATTGGGCTTCTCTACTCCCGAAACGCCATACCTTTTGAACGCTCTTCTCTTGAGAACCGCATCCCGCTTGTCGCTATACTTTCAACGGCGTTCCGAACGACGTTCGGTCGACAAGGCGGTGGCCTCAGTTTCCCGACGACGCCGTCCGATTAATCTCCAGTCTCTACTATCCACCACCACAACAGACCTCCTCCCAGCTCCGAACCCCAACGGCTACTGTTCAACAGCAGAACACACCGAACTTTAAGCTCAGTTCCGCCACAACTAATTCCcccactctccctctctctccttctctctctctctctctctctctctctctctctctctctctctccatacGCGTTTCGGTTCCGAACAAAGCCTTGAAAGGTTTTCAACCTTCAACTTTAACGGGATCAGGGACGTATCTGCTTGATTTTCTCGCTCGCTCCATTATTGTTTTCATGCTTCGCGGTCGAATTGGCGGGTATTCGTAACCGATGAAAGATTTTTCACTTGAATTCGTTTTGTGAAGTTAGGGTTCGGTGGTTTTCGCTATGTCTGATACTTCCAGGGGCCGGGTTACCATTACTCTTGGGCGTAGCGGTCAGGTAATCGTGTCAAAAACTTTGGAACAACTTCTAAGTCTTTGATTTGTGTAAAATGAACTGATTTGAGTACTTTGTGCTACTTTGCTTTTAGCTGAACTTTCTTTATCTTTTCATTTTCCCCCTGTTTTTTCTTTGAATTGGCTCCTTTCTACTTACTCAATTGAACGATGCTTTCTATCGAAAGTGATACACCTTCTATGATATTAtcgatgattttttattttaaattctgtgTTTATGATTGTTAGAGGAGAAAATGTTCATGTTCTCAGTTCTCACTCTTATTTttcacattttattttatattcggCATAACTTCATTTATACTAATGAGCCTATCTATTTTGCATTTGAATTTAGGTTGTGAAGAGGGATGTATCAGCAACAGATGCTTCTTTCTCAGGTTCATATGCTTCTGCTGGGACGAAGAGATCTGCAAGAGACAGGCTCGGAAATAATGCTGACAGTTCCTCGTGGTATGGGAATGAACTCAGCAGCAATAAAAGGTATGTTTGCTATTCGCCTGGTATCAGTAGCGCTAGTATGATATCGGATGTGGGCACCCCGCATAGTGAGGAGAATAAAGAATGTATTACTTCACTACTGTATTCTTTGATTGTTCTGTAAATTCACCATGAATAATATATGCGTAGGCAGTTTAAATCAGGAAAAAAAGTAATAGGTTTTCATTTCGAAACTCTAATGATTGGTGTTAGACTCGGACTAGCCTACCTACTTCTCCAAGTTGTTCAGTATAAGGTTCAATTTTAAACAGCAATTGCTTCTGTTGATGATTCTATTCTTATTTTGATGCAGACATCGAGGCTATATAGGCATGTCAAATGGGCTACATGGTAGTAAAGTCCCTCAGCAGTGAATTCTTTTCCTTCTAATATTCCTCCATTGattaatttgaaatttataaCCATGCTGTTGTCAATTTACTTAGATAGGCGAATTGGCAAAGATGATCTTCGATTAAAGCTCATGCGAAAAAGTGCATCTAGACAGTCTAAAAGGAACATAGACCTCCGTGAAAAACTGTTGAAGGCTCACCCTCTGTCAACACGTGTTAATTCCAGCCGGCTCATGCCTGAGCCAAGTGAGTCAAGCATGCCCAGGCAAACGCATTTGGCTAGAAGTTCTAATGATTTAACACAGATGGAATCCATGAGATGCTCCTACTCTCCTTGGTCATTAGATCATAATCTTTCAAGACAAAGATCACCTGATGGGTTTCCTAGCACATCCCATGCAATTTCACCTCGAAGAAATGCAGAAGAGTTGCAGAGGAGGCCATCAAACCAGACAATGGATGGTGTCAGGCAAGTTCCACGTGTAACTAGGAATGTTCTCGAGTCTACAAGGGCTACAAGGCCTCTAAGTGCTGCACCTTCCACTATGATGGCATGCTCCACAATTTCCACATTGCCTTCAGTAACGGCTAAGCCTGGGGCATCTTTTCTTGGCCAAATTCCTCCATCAAGCAGCATTGCTCAAAGGACTGCATATGTGGTGAGTTTCATTTTCCTTTATGCTTAATACTTCACCGTTTCCTTTATTTTGCTTGGAAGCGTGTGTCATGACCATCTGCTAGATATCATGAATTCTTgattgtgtttttttattttcttgtgcCTTGTGGCTGTTGCATATGCTTCGTTTTTTTAGTAACTTTATGACATTTTGGGTGTTGCTCTGAGTACTGACTGGAAAATGGAAATGCCTGTGATGTGGGGCTTTATATAGAAAGATTTTCTAACTATTGCCTTGCATTTTGTAACAACAGTATCACAGCAAATTATTACATCTTGGGTGATTCAAATCAATTACTAATTTATGATATACTGGGTTGGAACTGTTACTTCTGCACCTTGCTGTGTATTTTGATACAAGTACCCTCTTTTTGGATAAAAGACAAGCACCTCTCTGTTAATCCTGGTTTCAATTTAAGGGTAAAGTTCTGGTCTCGCTGTTGCTAGAATTATAGAATTGGAATTTGAGCTCATTAGCTGTCTCAGCATAGTATGCTGAAATAAATCTGTGTCAGAACCTACTATCATCCATGACTGTTTAATGACCTAAAATTGTGGATTTCTTTGTTGTTAGCCCTTAGTTTATCAGGAAATTTTCTGGTCCTTGTTTAATGGGGTAAGGGTTTGGTTGATATTATACCAATTTATGATCTTCTGAAAGCTTGAATACCCAAAAATGATCTTATTCTATACATGAAGCTAGAAATGCAAGCATCCTTTCAAAAGTTAATGTCAATattgattttctttcttttcttctgatAGAAAGCATTATTGATACActtgatttttgtgtttttctgtgatcttTCCTATCAAACAAATGGGTCAATCTTACATATGAATTAGAATGGTCTCTGGGCTTGAAGTTGAATGCTGAAATTTTATATAAGCTTTTATAATTATTGTCAGTCGGAAGATTGAACTTTTGCACTTTTGGAGTTTCAGTACTAAGCAGAAGCAGATGCGTTTTTGCTTGTGTCAAATTCTATGAATGGAACAATTATAAACCTTGTACTGAAATTGCTGTCACTGGTTACGATGTAGGGCAATGAACAGCAATCCTACCAAACTGTTGATGGCCTGTTAAATGCACTGGGGCTCGCAAAATATGCAATTCTCTTCAAGGCTGAGGAAGTAtgtgatttatttattatttacatgATGAATTATCCTGGTatcttgtttttcaaaataaatttctgtttttaattGTAACATGTTGGATGAAATGTTGGAATTATGCTATGGTTGCGAAAGTGGTAACCCTGAAAAATGATTGGAGAAGACTAGATATCAGAGGATCTTTTGACTGTTTAATCCTTTGCTatagaatttatatttttatgcagTTTCTTGCCTCTTGACATGGTTCTTTCTCGTTTTGCTTCTGATTATATTAACTTTTCATGACATGGAATCAATGAAATAGTAATATACATTATGTCATAAGTTTGTTCCTGTATATTAGTTGAGCACCGTCTTGTATACTTCCTCCTTTTGAAATATACTAATGACAGGACTGAATACTTTTTATTTCCCTGCATTACCCTGGATTAGGTTCTATCTAGCTTGGAGCTAATATTGCCCACTGATATTTTATGCAGGTTGATATGACTGCATTGAAGCAGATGAGGGAAAATGACCTCAAAGAGCTTGGAATTCCAATggtaattatcttttttttcatttattgccATGTTCAGGTCCTGTTACAATTGAGCTTGGAATTTAAATTAAACCTCACGTAATATGTATGGATTAATGTACACTGTTATGTCTATCAATGATACTTTGGCATGAGTTCAGTTACTGGAATTGTGAGTAAATTTCTTAGCTATGTATTCTGCATGACATTGTTTGTTGTTGTTCACCTGTTCTTGCTTATTATGATATGCGTTAATTCAT
This genomic window contains:
- the LOC112733979 gene encoding uncharacterized protein, whose protein sequence is MSDTSRGRVTITLGRSGQVVKRDVSATDASFSGSYASAGTKRSARDRLGNNADSSSWYGNELSSNKRHRGYIGMSNGLHDRRIGKDDLRLKLMRKSASRQSKRNIDLREKLLKAHPLSTRVNSSRLMPEPSESSMPRQTHLARSSNDLTQMESMRCSYSPWSLDHNLSRQRSPDGFPSTSHAISPRRNAEELQRRPSNQTMDGVRQVPRVTRNVLESTRATRPLSAAPSTMMACSTISTLPSVTAKPGASFLGQIPPSSSIAQRTAYVGNEQQSYQTVDGLLNALGLAKYAILFKAEEVDMTALKQMRENDLKELGIPMGPRKKILLALLPRVKRQQ